The segment AATTATTATAAACGCGCGATGAGCATCCCTTTGTATCCTTCTATGACAAAAAGAGATGTAAAGTATGTTATTGATAACTTAGCGGGGCTAAAGGAACTAAGATGAATAAGACGATAGATATCACAAAACAGATGAAGACATGGGGCGGCTTTTTCGGAAAGAGTTATACTTATAGGAACATGTCTACATTAGAGGAGCTAGATAAGAGTTATAAAAAAAATTACAATGTTACAAGGACGGAATTAAATAAAATTTTTCTCGGAGAGATAAAAAAAGATATTAAGATACTCGAAGTAGGCTCAAACATAGGAAACCAGTTGGCCTTACTTCAAAAAATGGGATTTAAAAATCTCTATGGCATCGAGATTAATAGC is part of the Candidatus Omnitrophota bacterium genome and harbors:
- a CDS encoding methyltransferase type 11 translates to MNKTIDITKQMKTWGGFFGKSYTYRNMSTLEELDKSYKKNYNVTRTELNKIFLGEIKKDIKILEVGSNIGNQLALLQKMGFKNLYGIEINS